One stretch of Hyalangium gracile DNA includes these proteins:
- a CDS encoding Uma2 family endonuclease, translated as MGQSRGKKPATYEDIEALPVGWVGEIISHELYASPRPAFRHLHVATRLGNLLGLPFDLARGGPGGWCFLDEPELHFRHNVLVPDLAGWRRERMPEPPDVPWVTLAPDWVCEVLSASTRLVDRGRKMPLYHSEGVSHAWLIDPERYTLEIYRNEKRGWARVGLHEGGAIVHAEPFDAISLELGLLWMPHRSRAAHP; from the coding sequence ATGGGTCAGAGTCGAGGAAAGAAGCCGGCGACGTACGAGGACATCGAAGCGCTGCCGGTTGGGTGGGTCGGGGAGATCATCAGTCATGAGCTGTACGCCTCGCCTCGCCCCGCATTCCGGCACCTCCATGTGGCCACCCGGCTGGGAAATCTCCTGGGGCTGCCGTTCGATCTCGCGCGCGGCGGGCCGGGAGGGTGGTGCTTCCTGGATGAGCCGGAGCTGCACTTCCGCCACAACGTCCTCGTCCCGGACCTTGCGGGCTGGCGCCGTGAGCGCATGCCGGAGCCTCCTGATGTTCCCTGGGTCACCCTCGCTCCGGACTGGGTCTGCGAAGTGCTCTCCGCCTCCACCCGGCTCGTGGACCGGGGGCGCAAGATGCCGCTGTATCACTCCGAGGGCGTGAGCCACGCGTGGCTCATCGACCCGGAGCGCTACACCCTGGAGATCTATCGGAACGAGAAGCGCGGGTGGGCACGCGTGGGGCTCCATGAGGGTGGGGCCATCGTCCACGCAGAGCCCTTTGACGCCATCTCCCTGGAACTGGGTCTGCTATGGATGCCCCATCGGAGCCGGGCGGCACACCCATAA
- a CDS encoding class I SAM-dependent methyltransferase: MSFFGELYLRSTQPFLSADITAREIAYLQRCFTGLSLPGPVADLGCGHGRHAAPLNGSGPLKGRVVGLELDAYSLAHRLPGFPAIRGDLRALPFQSGSLAGAYAWYSTLFAFSETEHRVILREIARCLRPGALLVFQSVPYERLSEHPGAAFQRTLPDGSVLQEESRFDPDTGMDHGRRRLTLPDGRVLSGVYTIRYYPLAELTQLLEATGLTTRWVHGGLDGEPLCSTSTDLIVGAELRHG, from the coding sequence GTGAGCTTCTTCGGTGAGCTGTACCTGCGCAGTACCCAGCCGTTCCTCTCGGCGGACATCACCGCCCGGGAGATCGCCTACCTGCAGCGGTGCTTCACCGGCCTCTCGCTCCCAGGCCCGGTGGCGGATCTCGGCTGCGGCCACGGGCGCCACGCCGCTCCGCTCAACGGCTCCGGCCCCCTGAAGGGCAGGGTGGTGGGGCTGGAGCTGGATGCCTACTCCCTGGCCCACCGCCTGCCGGGCTTCCCGGCCATCCGAGGCGATCTGCGAGCCCTCCCGTTCCAGTCCGGCTCGCTGGCAGGGGCTTATGCCTGGTACTCCACACTCTTCGCCTTCTCGGAGACGGAGCACCGCGTCATCCTCCGCGAGATCGCCCGGTGCCTCCGGCCCGGGGCGCTCCTCGTCTTCCAGTCCGTCCCCTACGAGCGCCTCAGCGAGCATCCAGGCGCCGCCTTCCAGCGCACCCTGCCGGATGGCAGCGTGCTCCAAGAGGAGAGCCGCTTCGATCCCGACACCGGCATGGACCACGGGAGAAGGCGGCTCACACTCCCAGATGGGCGTGTTCTTTCGGGGGTTTACACCATTCGCTACTATCCGCTTGCGGAACTGACCCAACTGTTGGAAGCGACGGGCCTGACGACACGGTGGGTGCACGGCGGTCTGGATGGCGAGCCGCTATGTTCCACCTCAACCGACCTCATCGTGGGAGCTGAGCTGCGACATGGCTGA
- a CDS encoding cobalamin B12-binding domain-containing protein, with translation MAERKLRILVAKPGLDGHDRGAKIIARALRDAGMEVIYTGLHQTPEMIVNAAIQEDVDAIGMSIMSGAHMTLFPAVMDLLKQSKAEDIRVFGGGIIPDDDIPKLKGMGVTEVFTPGSSTQDIVQWIRTNIPARA, from the coding sequence ATGGCTGAGAGGAAGCTTCGAATTCTGGTGGCCAAGCCGGGCCTGGATGGGCACGACCGGGGCGCGAAGATCATCGCGCGGGCCTTGCGCGATGCGGGCATGGAGGTCATCTACACAGGGCTGCACCAGACGCCCGAGATGATCGTCAACGCCGCCATCCAGGAGGACGTCGACGCGATCGGCATGTCCATCATGTCCGGCGCGCACATGACGCTCTTCCCCGCCGTCATGGACCTGCTGAAGCAAAGCAAGGCCGAGGACATCCGAGTCTTCGGGGGCGGGATCATCCCGGACGACGACATTCCGAAACTCAAGGGCATGGGGGTGACGGAGGTCTTCACCCCTGGAAGCTCGACGCAGGACATCGTCCAGTGGATTCGAACGAACATTCCAGCACGCGCCTAG
- a CDS encoding hydroxymethylglutaryl-CoA lyase, with translation MDSNEHSSTRLGGWLGSLPRRVDVYEVGPRDGLQNELRTLPTRDKARLIEALVAAGEQRIEVTSFVSPKWIPQLSDAEEVLRLVGRKPGVTFSALVPNLKGLVRAREAGLEEAAVFISASEAHSKKNINKTIAEALEASREVATAATQAGMRVRGYLSTVWGCPYEGHVPVERVVDICRQLVDMGIYQLSLGDTIGVGTPRQTEEILSALMKHIPVEKLALHLHDTRGTALANALVGLSAGVTTFDASIGGLGGCPYAPGAAGNLATEDAVFMFHGMGVETGINLDKLVEAGELAQELIGRKLAGKYLQAALGEREKRASRRAKTT, from the coding sequence GTGGATTCGAACGAACATTCCAGCACGCGCCTAGGCGGCTGGCTCGGCAGCCTTCCCCGACGGGTCGACGTCTATGAGGTCGGCCCTCGGGATGGGCTGCAGAACGAGCTGCGGACCCTGCCTACCCGGGACAAGGCCCGCCTCATCGAGGCCCTGGTGGCCGCCGGTGAGCAGCGCATCGAGGTGACGTCCTTCGTCTCCCCGAAGTGGATTCCCCAGCTCTCGGACGCGGAGGAGGTCCTGCGCCTGGTGGGCCGCAAGCCGGGCGTCACCTTCTCGGCGCTCGTGCCCAACCTCAAGGGGCTGGTGCGCGCCCGGGAGGCCGGCCTGGAGGAGGCCGCCGTCTTCATCTCCGCCTCCGAGGCCCACTCGAAGAAGAACATCAACAAGACGATCGCCGAGGCGCTCGAGGCCTCGCGCGAGGTGGCCACCGCCGCCACCCAGGCGGGGATGCGCGTGCGCGGCTACCTGTCCACCGTGTGGGGCTGCCCCTACGAGGGCCACGTGCCCGTGGAGCGGGTGGTGGACATCTGCCGCCAGCTCGTGGACATGGGCATCTACCAGCTCAGCCTGGGCGACACGATCGGCGTGGGCACGCCGCGGCAGACGGAGGAGATCCTCTCCGCGCTGATGAAGCACATCCCCGTGGAGAAGCTGGCGCTGCACCTGCACGACACGCGCGGCACCGCCCTGGCCAACGCCCTGGTGGGCCTGTCCGCCGGGGTGACGACGTTCGACGCCAGCATCGGCGGGCTCGGCGGCTGTCCCTATGCGCCCGGCGCGGCGGGCAACCTGGCCACCGAGGACGCCGTCTTCATGTTCCATGGCATGGGCGTGGAGACGGGCATCAACCTGGACAAGCTCGTCGAGGCGGGGGAGCTGGCGCAGGAGCTCATCGGCCGGAAGCTCGCGGGCAAGTACCTGCAGGCCGCCCTGGGCGAGCGCGAGAAGCGGGCCTCGCGCCGGGCCAAGACGACCTGA
- a CDS encoding carboxypeptidase-like regulatory domain-containing protein, with protein sequence MRSWWGLGACLAVLGALAWLLVSARPDAGGSAPGLEQARDSRFSSVLQAVLQAPSPVSPPGETGLSIRGLVRGPKGPVPGARVLATSAVPGETLSELPCSPPAEGKVLLDCPQQGQGQGQGVREWVAERRGEVLLRAQAVTAADGSFLLSGLDAGTYMLWVESEEGLGLPAPAIAGGPPVELRLRVGVRLSGTVEDDTGALVPGALLTAVFAAHSRFFEALTDANGHFQFEPLPQGEFVVVISKQGLVSALEPLRAFTPEVKRRFVLERPRRITGRVLRATTPVAGVAVQARSELSPLHATTTDAAGRFSFEGLPPEFYVVTAWHAGEGASGVATLREQPEAMELTLTLTPSFIIEGVVRNEARQPLEQVRVELNPELIEDGNSYVVSGLERNPEWDTMAWVGTAYTDREGRYRLGPVPVGRYSFWANAIEYLSQEVPMRAFEAGVVRWDFTLEAALSVEGLVLDAQGRPLEGEPVMLRSIDEDETGWARDLTERDGHFALYVSQPGRYRLTLEGQDIRAQELEITVPGEPLRIIGERLPHLVGEVEDAAGTPLPGVEVSIWPEGASSRDNTLARATSDSQGRFSLSVPTPGRYVVAAELALEDALLFTSSVVDVDETGESQVRLRFREGRRISGMLEDWRGRPMKGVAVQIASDSGTFRYPGCGVPDRCATTDDEGRFSFRQVAGEQLSICVRHRGYYPLEPIPENPSCTLVRDDGREIRIAVGRDVFVAGQILHEDGSPVERYLLNGREVQAEHGALSLRIRRPGVELIEVSAPGLQPVRLLAPEFREGVELMDIGDIVLRP encoded by the coding sequence ATGCGGTCTTGGTGGGGGCTCGGCGCATGTCTGGCGGTGTTGGGCGCCCTGGCCTGGCTGCTCGTCTCGGCACGTCCCGATGCCGGGGGCTCCGCTCCGGGACTCGAGCAGGCCCGCGACTCCCGGTTCTCCTCCGTGCTGCAGGCCGTCCTCCAGGCCCCCTCTCCCGTGAGCCCCCCGGGAGAGACGGGCCTCTCCATCCGAGGTCTCGTGAGGGGTCCAAAAGGGCCCGTCCCGGGAGCGCGGGTGCTCGCCACCTCGGCGGTGCCTGGGGAGACGCTCTCCGAGCTGCCGTGCTCCCCACCGGCGGAGGGGAAGGTCCTGCTCGACTGTCCCCAGCAGGGGCAGGGGCAGGGGCAGGGAGTTCGAGAGTGGGTGGCGGAGCGGCGCGGCGAGGTGCTCCTGCGAGCCCAGGCCGTCACGGCGGCGGACGGCTCCTTCTTGCTGTCGGGCCTGGATGCGGGGACGTACATGCTGTGGGTGGAGAGCGAGGAAGGCCTCGGGCTTCCGGCGCCTGCCATCGCGGGAGGCCCACCGGTGGAGCTGCGCCTGCGCGTGGGGGTTCGGCTGTCGGGCACCGTCGAGGACGACACGGGCGCGCTCGTGCCGGGGGCGCTCCTCACCGCCGTCTTCGCGGCCCACAGCCGCTTCTTCGAGGCGCTCACCGACGCCAATGGACACTTCCAGTTCGAGCCCCTTCCGCAGGGGGAGTTCGTGGTCGTCATCTCGAAGCAGGGCCTGGTGAGCGCGCTCGAGCCGCTGAGGGCCTTCACCCCCGAGGTGAAGCGGCGCTTCGTGCTCGAGCGTCCCCGCCGCATCACGGGCCGTGTCCTGCGCGCGACGACTCCAGTGGCGGGAGTGGCGGTCCAGGCTCGGAGCGAGCTCTCTCCGCTGCACGCGACCACGACGGATGCGGCGGGACGCTTCTCCTTCGAGGGGCTACCGCCTGAGTTCTATGTGGTCACCGCCTGGCACGCGGGGGAGGGCGCCTCCGGGGTGGCCACGCTGCGAGAGCAACCCGAGGCCATGGAGCTCACCCTGACGCTGACCCCCTCCTTCATCATCGAAGGTGTGGTGCGCAATGAAGCGCGTCAGCCGCTCGAGCAGGTCCGAGTCGAGCTCAACCCCGAGCTCATCGAAGACGGGAACTCCTATGTAGTGTCGGGCCTGGAGCGGAATCCGGAGTGGGACACGATGGCCTGGGTGGGCACCGCCTACACGGACCGGGAGGGGCGCTATCGGCTCGGGCCCGTGCCGGTGGGCCGCTATTCCTTCTGGGCCAACGCGATCGAGTACCTGAGCCAGGAGGTGCCGATGCGAGCGTTCGAGGCCGGTGTGGTGAGATGGGACTTCACGCTCGAGGCCGCGCTGAGTGTCGAGGGGCTGGTGCTGGATGCGCAGGGGCGCCCGTTGGAGGGCGAGCCCGTGATGCTGCGCTCGATCGACGAGGATGAGACGGGGTGGGCGCGCGATCTCACCGAGAGGGATGGCCACTTCGCCCTGTACGTGTCCCAGCCCGGGCGCTACCGGCTGACCCTGGAGGGCCAGGATATCCGTGCCCAGGAGCTGGAGATCACGGTGCCCGGTGAGCCGCTGCGCATCATCGGCGAGCGCCTGCCGCACCTGGTGGGCGAGGTCGAGGACGCGGCGGGCACACCCCTCCCGGGAGTCGAGGTGTCGATCTGGCCGGAGGGAGCCTCCTCGAGAGACAACACCCTGGCGAGGGCTACGTCCGACAGCCAGGGCCGGTTCTCGCTGTCTGTGCCGACGCCCGGCCGCTATGTGGTGGCCGCCGAGCTGGCCCTGGAGGACGCGCTGCTCTTTACCTCCTCGGTGGTGGACGTGGACGAGACGGGCGAGTCCCAGGTGCGGCTCCGCTTCCGGGAGGGGCGTCGCATCTCGGGCATGCTGGAGGACTGGCGCGGCCGGCCGATGAAGGGGGTGGCGGTGCAGATCGCGTCCGACTCGGGCACCTTCCGCTATCCCGGGTGTGGCGTGCCGGACCGGTGCGCCACGACCGACGACGAGGGCCGGTTCTCCTTCCGACAGGTCGCCGGAGAGCAGCTCTCGATCTGCGTCCGGCACAGGGGCTACTACCCCCTGGAGCCCATCCCCGAGAACCCGAGCTGTACCCTCGTGAGGGACGACGGGCGGGAGATCCGCATCGCTGTCGGGCGGGATGTCTTCGTCGCGGGGCAGATCCTCCACGAGGATGGCTCGCCCGTGGAGCGCTACCTGCTCAACGGGCGCGAGGTGCAGGCCGAGCACGGGGCGCTCTCCCTGCGCATCCGTCGGCCCGGAGTGGAGCTGATCGAGGTGTCGGCTCCGGGACTCCAGCCCGTGCGGCTGCTGGCTCCGGAGTTCCGGGAGGGAGTGGAGCTGATGGACATCGGGGACATCGTCCTCAGACCCTGA
- a CDS encoding TIM44-like domain-containing protein, with protein sequence MRTASRHLLRLAPWLLPLVALIPLAALARGGGGEHYSRGSDDSGGDGGGGEILWIVFRLIELAFRYPKVGVPLLIIVCAAYFYYTRFLNPTATTQRALDRREAEHRTQVSEQDVQRWVQALKSRDPQFELDTVLGKVRKLFPALQEAWFKRELSPIRPFLSDATFQRFNVQLQLMAAQGVRDAISDVRLLSVQLIGLEQSQWFDSIHVRVRAELRDTDVPASASDAEALAAARKAPHDSFTEVWTFVRKPGAQTRIGQDLFQGKCPNCGAPFKGGAANTCEYCNAVVNSGNYDWTLSEITQGVEFNRHPADVSGLREARQADPALNLEILEDRTSLLFWRWIDAQSRGEASRMAQVANSEMVSQLGQEIETLGKQGKRRVILECAVGAVTTRAFEIHPDGHDMAHVEIRWSARMGVGPATGRPPQLPPVPQRWVFTLTRKHGAKTNTSNGMATDRCPQCNAPLTNSGASTCDYCGARLGTGEQDWVLAFAFLSETWEARERQRRSAGAQLPSPARPISPVEAPAAAMASPGTDNVLDVQERERLLYMMAAIAATDGAVDASERKLLKLCATRWSVPWQNVEMALNSGPQLFNKLIPRGSPEASVFLKNLVQMALVDGRVDRKERRMLEAAAAHLDLLPQLESMLDKR encoded by the coding sequence ATGCGCACCGCGTCGAGACACCTGCTCCGTCTGGCTCCCTGGCTGCTCCCCCTCGTGGCCCTGATCCCGCTCGCGGCCCTGGCTCGTGGCGGCGGTGGCGAGCACTACTCGCGGGGCAGCGACGACTCCGGAGGGGATGGAGGCGGCGGGGAGATCCTCTGGATCGTCTTCCGCCTGATCGAGCTGGCCTTCCGCTACCCGAAGGTCGGCGTCCCGCTGCTCATCATCGTCTGCGCCGCCTACTTCTACTACACGCGCTTCCTCAACCCCACGGCCACCACCCAGCGCGCCCTCGATCGCCGCGAGGCCGAGCACCGCACCCAGGTCTCCGAGCAGGACGTCCAGCGGTGGGTGCAGGCCCTGAAGAGCAGGGATCCCCAGTTCGAGCTCGACACGGTGCTCGGCAAGGTGCGCAAGCTCTTCCCGGCGCTGCAGGAGGCCTGGTTCAAGCGGGAGCTCTCCCCCATCCGCCCGTTCCTCTCGGACGCCACCTTCCAGCGCTTCAACGTGCAGCTCCAGCTCATGGCCGCCCAGGGCGTTCGCGACGCCATCTCCGACGTGCGGCTGCTGAGCGTGCAGCTCATCGGGCTCGAGCAGAGCCAGTGGTTCGACAGCATCCACGTGCGCGTGCGCGCCGAGCTGCGCGACACGGACGTGCCCGCGAGCGCCTCGGACGCGGAGGCCCTCGCCGCGGCCCGCAAGGCGCCCCATGACTCCTTCACCGAGGTGTGGACCTTCGTCCGCAAGCCCGGCGCCCAGACGCGGATCGGCCAGGACCTGTTCCAGGGCAAGTGCCCCAACTGCGGCGCGCCCTTCAAGGGAGGCGCCGCGAACACCTGCGAGTACTGCAATGCCGTGGTGAACTCCGGCAACTACGACTGGACGCTCTCGGAGATCACCCAGGGCGTGGAGTTCAACCGCCACCCGGCCGACGTGAGCGGGCTGCGCGAGGCCCGTCAGGCCGACCCCGCGCTCAACCTGGAGATCCTCGAGGACCGCACCTCGCTCCTGTTCTGGAGGTGGATCGACGCGCAGAGCCGCGGCGAGGCGAGCCGGATGGCCCAGGTGGCCAACTCGGAGATGGTCTCCCAGCTCGGCCAGGAGATCGAAACGCTGGGCAAGCAGGGCAAGCGCCGCGTCATCCTGGAGTGCGCCGTGGGCGCCGTCACCACCCGCGCCTTCGAGATCCACCCGGACGGCCACGACATGGCCCACGTGGAGATCCGCTGGAGCGCGCGCATGGGCGTGGGCCCCGCCACCGGTCGCCCGCCGCAGCTGCCGCCCGTGCCGCAGCGCTGGGTCTTCACGCTCACGCGCAAGCACGGCGCGAAGACGAACACCTCCAACGGCATGGCCACCGATCGCTGCCCGCAGTGCAACGCGCCGCTGACCAACAGCGGCGCCAGCACCTGCGACTACTGCGGGGCGCGGCTCGGCACGGGCGAGCAGGACTGGGTGCTGGCCTTCGCCTTCCTCTCGGAGACGTGGGAGGCCCGCGAGCGCCAGCGGCGCAGCGCCGGGGCCCAGCTCCCCTCCCCCGCCCGTCCGATCAGCCCCGTCGAAGCGCCCGCCGCCGCGATGGCCTCGCCGGGGACCGATAACGTTCTGGACGTTCAGGAGCGCGAGCGGCTCCTCTATATGATGGCCGCCATCGCCGCCACCGACGGCGCGGTGGATGCCTCCGAGCGCAAGCTGCTGAAGCTGTGCGCCACGCGCTGGAGCGTGCCCTGGCAGAACGTGGAGATGGCGCTCAACTCCGGCCCCCAGCTCTTCAACAAGCTCATCCCCCGCGGTAGCCCCGAAGCTTCGGTTTTCCTGAAGAATCTCGTCCAGATGGCGCTCGTGGATGGCCGCGTGGACCGCAAGGAGCGCCGCATGCTGGAGGCCGCTGCCGCCCACCTCGATCTCCTGCCCCAGCTCGAGTCCATGCTCGACAAGAGATGA
- a CDS encoding enoyl-CoA hydratase-related protein, with protein MPEFKVDARGAIEIWTIDGADRRNAISRAMLRELGEMVGRVSSGRQIRAVILTGAGDKAFCAGADLKERATMSEPEVRAFLDGLRQTFRAIEKSDCTFIAAINGAAFGGGTELALACDLRVAAPAAELGLTEVKLGIIPGGGGTQRLSRLIGPGRAKDMILTGRRMNAAEAFSVGLVNRLAPEGHLVETAFSLAEAIVENAPIAVSTAKHAINEGMGLELDAALALELRKYEEVLKTEDRLEGLRAFAEKRPPVYKGR; from the coding sequence ATGCCGGAATTCAAGGTCGACGCCCGCGGAGCCATCGAGATCTGGACCATCGACGGGGCGGACCGTCGCAACGCGATCAGCCGGGCCATGCTCCGGGAGCTGGGAGAGATGGTGGGGCGTGTCTCCAGCGGGCGGCAGATCCGCGCCGTCATCCTCACCGGGGCGGGGGACAAGGCCTTCTGCGCGGGAGCGGATCTCAAGGAGCGCGCCACCATGAGCGAGCCGGAGGTGCGCGCCTTCCTGGACGGGCTGCGGCAGACGTTCCGCGCCATCGAGAAGAGCGACTGCACCTTCATCGCGGCCATCAACGGGGCGGCGTTCGGCGGCGGCACCGAGCTGGCGCTGGCGTGTGACTTGCGGGTCGCCGCGCCGGCGGCGGAGCTGGGGCTCACGGAGGTGAAGCTGGGCATCATCCCCGGGGGCGGCGGCACGCAGCGGCTGTCGCGGCTGATCGGCCCGGGCCGGGCCAAGGACATGATCCTCACCGGCCGGCGGATGAACGCGGCCGAGGCCTTCAGCGTGGGGCTGGTGAACCGGCTGGCGCCGGAGGGCCACCTGGTGGAGACGGCCTTCTCGCTGGCGGAGGCCATCGTGGAGAACGCGCCCATCGCCGTGTCCACCGCCAAGCACGCCATCAACGAGGGCATGGGCCTGGAGCTGGACGCCGCGCTGGCGCTGGAGCTGCGCAAGTACGAGGAAGTACTGAAGACGGAGGACCGGCTCGAGGGCCTGCGCGCCTTCGCCGAGAAGCGCCCTCCGGTCTACAAGGGGCGCTGA
- a CDS encoding YtxH domain-containing protein: MFAKKATFAAKSSLYRKWLARKVLNDIPKIARNKWDDFDPDDVLHYVGLTTNKPAKATFGSLGVFILGAAVGSVVALMLAPTPGTELRTQVKDKAMGYLNKQNIGIGQEKTANA, translated from the coding sequence ATGTTCGCGAAGAAGGCAACGTTTGCTGCCAAGAGCAGCCTGTATCGGAAGTGGCTGGCCCGGAAGGTCCTCAACGACATCCCCAAGATCGCCAGGAACAAGTGGGATGACTTCGATCCGGATGACGTTCTGCACTACGTGGGGCTCACCACCAACAAGCCGGCCAAGGCCACCTTCGGGAGCCTCGGCGTGTTCATCCTCGGCGCGGCCGTGGGGAGCGTCGTGGCCCTCATGCTGGCGCCCACGCCCGGCACCGAGCTGCGCACCCAGGTCAAGGACAAGGCCATGGGCTACCTGAACAAGCAGAACATCGGCATCGGCCAGGAGAAGACGGCCAACGCCTAG